In bacterium, the following are encoded in one genomic region:
- a CDS encoding inositol monophosphatase: MTEIPRQARSVAIGAALQAARIITDYYGRVFTIDAKLHNDFVTEVDRKSEEVIIQHILRAFPDHAILAEETGKHRNESPFRWIIDPLDGTTNFIHGMPMFAVSIALEVYGQLAVGVVYEPLRKEMFVAERGKGAFLNDRKIRVSVTTEYNRCLLATGFPFKTFDFIDDYLNIFKTFMTQTAGIRRPGSAALDLCYLACGRFDGFWELNLNPWDIAAGTLIIQEAGGRITGFDGQNNFLYKGHVIGSNGILHDWMLSNIQKSLGEKISLL, translated from the coding sequence ATGACCGAAATTCCACGACAGGCGCGCAGCGTCGCTATTGGTGCGGCATTACAAGCGGCACGTATTATTACCGACTATTACGGGCGCGTATTTACGATTGATGCTAAGTTGCATAATGACTTTGTAACCGAAGTGGATCGTAAATCGGAAGAAGTTATCATACAGCACATTTTACGTGCTTTTCCGGATCATGCTATTTTAGCGGAAGAAACCGGTAAACATCGGAACGAAAGTCCTTTTCGATGGATTATAGACCCGTTGGATGGTACCACTAATTTTATTCACGGGATGCCTATGTTTGCCGTAAGCATTGCGCTGGAAGTGTATGGTCAGTTAGCGGTGGGCGTTGTATATGAGCCGTTGCGCAAAGAAATGTTTGTCGCCGAACGCGGTAAAGGCGCCTTTTTAAATGACCGCAAGATTCGGGTGTCTGTCACTACGGAGTATAATCGTTGTCTTTTAGCAACCGGATTTCCTTTCAAAACGTTTGATTTTATTGACGACTATCTCAATATATTTAAAACATTCATGACGCAAACGGCGGGTATTCGAAGACCCGGCTCCGCCGCATTGGATCTATGTTATCTTGCCTGCGGTCGTTTTGACGGTTTTTGGGAACTCAACCTCAATCCTTGGGATATAGCTGCCGGTACGTTGATTATACAAGAAGCCGGCGGACGTATTACCGGTTTTGACGGGCAAAATAATTTTTTATACAAAGGTCATGTAATCGGTTCCAACGGTATTTTACATGACTGGATGCTTTCGAATATTCAGAAATCACTCGGAGAGAAAATTAGTTTACTCTAA
- a CDS encoding tetratricopeptide repeat protein, which yields MNIRNSSILLTIILSLILSTPAHTQVSSADTDFLYARKLYDDKLYALAAQEFGKFIRNYPSDMRIPDARYYSGMAQFNEKNYEQARRDFQFLAIDYPKDKRAPDAWAKIAECYAAMGDYSSAANALTSIATFYPTAPNAVTSIIEASEYFIKAGDLRSAKDRLQKLIADRPDIPEANVSRFKLAMLLKNENDWPAASGALQTVIEKSKDQELVASAMFEQAGIADRLGKSDEARNAYVRIVTRYSKTKVNVYALFELGNILFRERNFIDARKNFEIVISNTLAPEPLKHAAQINLGDMLFVNEKYTLALDLYKRVSSEKNDSLNALEANFKSGLASEKLNLPVAAGDYYYTITEQYAAAFQTSEFVKWSTLKLAQISFQLKRYKEAGRYYEDYITKYPKSGDLDRVLYDRGLLLKDRLADYAEASRMFTRLISEFPNSEKIDDAYLALAQSLRMDNQISEALDALEKLKSNYPGTLLWNDALNERRRIEYFHQYGNNTTTQSIIYLIGNLIEDKPKDEITFAYARLFFEQLKDYEGAAGLFKKTILSTKNRALTEEALFYLAQTYDRISEMKPTQAGYADSAVGVYKQLAVGKYADVATLRVIESTLKTISNSTDRQRKAKEMYTGLLERFPGSTLKPNMLKGLGDAMMALGELKPVIVPQVPFVTKSKDKSPVTAKPDSLKPLSSAMQCYEAIIKDFPDSPVAEDAFYSMAEAYWFSKQPDLYYQTLIRYAAQYPRGRYIVKTKMLMARYKEEKSDYALALNNLNEIITHYFYTPYADSAAQSVGHNYLLSGQYTQAIKAYLNARTQGESALEQMDIIAAQQKIHHPLDYRLAYCYDKSGNFTKAVEYYEAYLFPDNKGEYALHALTALAQMYEKKQDFQIALPYYQRIAQLYPETEAGFKALARASEMYFNSEQYDSAKVAFTKLALYTKDKMQQIVFESRTIVCAYRLGQIVETGKLEKDFNKKYESDKNLKLLLLNYNAEFLFELGRYYQYNKTRADYAQAVKTYTRVIEDYKTAAIMPEVLFEMGVIKFNEGKSKEGFEYFQQIPQKWPDSDILPRVHLRTAFEAFRLENVQLAVEASKLALQNPRIKLADAKLGTNFLIKVYKAAGYYENGLMLMQQYLERFPDDDPATIWAMRIDIGAMHKNLKSFDRALEYFKDLIKTASGEDEAEIQFNIAETYWAMNNFEQALLEYLRIPYLTLGKKFDWSSAAKSQAAECYVKLSKYDEAIRMYNDIIRVNGPQSEYSAYAKQRIEQIQGLKKN from the coding sequence ATGAACATCCGTAATTCATCTATTCTGCTTACGATCATACTTTCGTTGATCCTTTCTACGCCGGCACATACACAAGTGTCGAGCGCCGATACGGATTTTTTATATGCCCGTAAGCTGTATGATGATAAGCTCTATGCGCTCGCAGCGCAGGAATTCGGAAAATTTATACGAAACTATCCTTCCGATATGCGCATCCCGGATGCCCGGTATTATTCGGGTATGGCGCAGTTTAATGAAAAAAATTATGAACAGGCGCGACGTGATTTTCAATTCCTTGCGATCGATTATCCCAAAGATAAACGTGCGCCGGATGCCTGGGCCAAGATAGCAGAATGTTATGCGGCAATGGGGGATTATTCCTCTGCGGCCAATGCGCTTACGAGTATTGCAACATTTTATCCCACCGCACCCAATGCCGTGACGTCCATTATCGAAGCCAGTGAGTATTTTATCAAAGCGGGTGATCTGCGCAGCGCTAAAGATCGTTTGCAAAAACTCATCGCCGATCGTCCCGATATTCCGGAAGCTAATGTCAGCCGCTTCAAACTGGCGATGCTTCTCAAAAATGAAAACGATTGGCCGGCCGCTTCCGGTGCACTGCAAACGGTCATTGAAAAATCAAAAGATCAGGAATTGGTGGCTTCGGCCATGTTTGAACAGGCGGGAATCGCGGATCGCCTTGGTAAATCCGATGAAGCGCGAAATGCTTATGTCCGAATCGTAACACGATACAGTAAGACCAAGGTCAACGTATATGCCTTGTTCGAATTAGGCAATATTCTATTCAGAGAACGTAATTTTATCGATGCGCGTAAAAACTTTGAAATCGTCATTTCCAATACACTTGCTCCGGAGCCACTCAAACATGCCGCGCAGATCAATCTTGGCGATATGCTTTTCGTCAATGAGAAATATACTCTGGCGCTTGATCTGTATAAACGTGTTTCATCCGAAAAAAACGATAGTCTAAATGCATTAGAGGCCAATTTTAAATCCGGTTTAGCCTCGGAAAAACTAAATCTCCCGGTCGCCGCCGGTGATTATTATTATACTATCACAGAACAATATGCCGCAGCTTTTCAAACATCCGAATTTGTCAAATGGTCGACACTCAAGTTAGCGCAAATTTCATTTCAATTAAAACGCTATAAAGAAGCGGGTCGTTATTATGAAGATTATATCACTAAATACCCTAAATCCGGCGATTTAGATCGCGTCTTATATGATCGCGGTTTATTGCTCAAAGACCGGTTAGCTGATTATGCGGAAGCATCGCGCATGTTTACGCGCCTGATCAGCGAATTTCCGAACAGTGAAAAAATAGATGACGCATACCTTGCTTTAGCGCAGTCGTTGCGTATGGATAATCAGATATCTGAAGCTCTTGATGCATTAGAGAAACTTAAAAGTAATTATCCCGGAACATTACTTTGGAATGATGCGTTGAATGAGCGCCGACGTATCGAATATTTTCATCAATACGGTAATAATACGACCACGCAAAGTATAATATATCTGATCGGCAATCTTATCGAAGATAAGCCGAAAGACGAAATCACATTTGCTTACGCGCGTTTATTTTTTGAACAACTCAAAGATTATGAGGGTGCGGCTGGGTTATTCAAAAAAACCATCCTTTCAACTAAAAACCGCGCTTTGACGGAAGAAGCTTTATTTTATCTCGCTCAAACCTATGACCGTATATCAGAAATGAAGCCAACACAGGCCGGTTATGCGGACAGCGCTGTCGGTGTGTACAAACAATTAGCCGTAGGCAAATATGCCGATGTCGCCACGTTGCGTGTCATCGAAAGCACACTGAAAACGATTAGTAATTCTACCGATCGCCAGAGAAAAGCTAAAGAGATGTACACCGGATTGCTGGAACGATTTCCCGGTTCAACGCTAAAGCCGAACATGCTCAAAGGATTGGGTGATGCGATGATGGCGCTCGGTGAATTAAAACCTGTTATTGTCCCACAGGTTCCTTTCGTTACCAAAAGTAAAGATAAATCACCCGTTACTGCAAAACCCGATTCACTGAAACCATTGAGTTCGGCGATGCAATGTTATGAAGCGATTATAAAAGATTTTCCGGACAGCCCTGTGGCCGAAGATGCGTTTTATAGTATGGCCGAAGCGTATTGGTTTTCCAAACAACCGGATTTGTATTATCAGACTTTGATCCGGTATGCGGCACAATATCCACGCGGGCGCTATATCGTCAAAACAAAAATGCTAATGGCACGCTATAAAGAGGAAAAATCTGATTATGCGCTTGCTTTGAATAATCTCAATGAGATCATCACGCATTATTTTTACACACCGTATGCCGATAGTGCAGCTCAATCCGTAGGACATAACTATCTTTTGTCAGGCCAATATACCCAAGCGATCAAAGCGTACCTTAATGCACGCACACAGGGCGAGTCCGCATTGGAGCAGATGGATATTATTGCCGCGCAACAAAAAATACATCATCCGCTTGATTACCGGTTGGCTTATTGCTACGACAAATCCGGTAATTTTACCAAAGCGGTGGAATACTACGAAGCGTATCTTTTTCCGGATAACAAAGGCGAATACGCGTTGCATGCACTGACAGCGCTTGCACAGATGTATGAGAAGAAGCAAGATTTTCAGATTGCACTGCCTTATTATCAACGTATCGCGCAGTTATATCCGGAGACCGAAGCCGGATTTAAAGCGCTGGCACGGGCATCGGAGATGTACTTCAATTCCGAGCAATACGATTCGGCAAAAGTAGCGTTTACGAAGCTAGCGTTATATACCAAAGATAAAATGCAGCAAATTGTTTTTGAGTCGCGCACGATCGTATGCGCATACCGTCTGGGTCAAATCGTCGAAACAGGAAAGTTGGAAAAAGACTTTAATAAAAAATACGAATCGGATAAAAACCTGAAACTTTTATTGTTGAATTATAACGCAGAATTTTTATTCGAATTAGGTCGTTATTATCAATACAATAAAACGCGTGCCGATTACGCTCAAGCTGTAAAAACATATACGCGTGTGATCGAAGATTATAAAACGGCGGCCATCATGCCTGAAGTTTTGTTTGAAATGGGAGTGATTAAGTTTAATGAAGGCAAGAGTAAAGAGGGTTTCGAATACTTTCAGCAAATTCCGCAAAAATGGCCGGATAGTGACATACTTCCGCGTGTCCATCTGAGAACGGCATTTGAAGCTTTTCGCCTAGAAAATGTTCAGCTCGCTGTTGAGGCCTCTAAGTTGGCGCTTCAAAATCCACGTATCAAATTAGCCGATGCCAAATTGGGAACTAATTTTTTGATCAAAGTGTATAAAGCCGCGGGATATTATGAAAACGGGTTGATGCTTATGCAGCAATATCTCGAACGTTTTCCGGACGACGATCCGGCAACGATTTGGGCCATGCGTATAGACATCGGCGCCATGCACAAAAACTTGAAGTCCTTTGATCGCGCGCTTGAGTATTTTAAAGATCTGATCAAAACGGCTTCCGGTGAAGACGAGGCGGAAATTCAATTTAATATCGCAGAAACGTATTGGGCGATGAATAATTTCGAACAGGCCTTGTTGGAATACTTACGCATCCCATATTTGACATTGGGGAAAAAATTCGATTGGTCCAGTGCTGCAAAAAGCCAAGCGGCGGAATGTTACGTGAAATTGTCCAAATACGATGAAGCTATACGAATGTATAATGATATTATTCGTGTCAATGGTCCGCAAAGCGAATACAGTGCCTATGCCAAACAACGAATCGAACAAATACAAGGCCTGAAAAAGAACTGA
- the yajC gene encoding preprotein translocase subunit YajC — protein MWLMGGNPAPGGAAPNPLLSFLPFVFIIAIMYFMMIRPQQKRQKEHQAMVSALAKGDKVITVGGIHGVVQGTKETTVLVKIADNVKVEIERSAVTTVVKGSGEASAEVKSAE, from the coding sequence ATGTGGTTGATGGGTGGTAATCCGGCTCCGGGCGGTGCAGCACCGAATCCTTTGCTGAGTTTTTTACCTTTTGTGTTTATCATTGCGATCATGTATTTCATGATGATTCGTCCTCAGCAAAAACGTCAAAAAGAACATCAAGCGATGGTGAGCGCTTTGGCGAAAGGGGATAAAGTAATTACGGTCGGCGGTATCCATGGTGTAGTCCAAGGTACCAAAGAGACGACGGTATTGGTAAAAATAGCTGATAATGTAAAAGTCGAAATCGAACGTTCGGCTGTAACCACCGTTGTCAAAGGTTCCGGCGAAGCATCCGCTGAAGTAAAATCGGCCGAATAA
- a CDS encoding UvrD-helicase domain-containing protein, whose product MSGDGLTTNLNDAQKIAVQTTDGPVLILAGAGSGKTSVLTRRIAYLIAEKQISPFNILAVTFTNKAAGEMKHRIERLVGYHSQKIWIGTFHSIFGKILRNEAEKIGYSKNYTIYDSDDQLNLVKISMEYLGISQELYSPNIIRAKINKAKNTFQNPSQFHKSVDNPMDEKAALVYTDYEKRLRQASAFDFDDLIVKPIELFQQFPDTLTFYQEKFHYIHVDEYQDTNRAQYILMKMLAAKYRNLCVVGDDDQSIYGWRHADIGNILNFEKDYPEASVYKLEQNYRSTANILQVANEVVRNNEIRKDKSLWTDKAQGKLITVFECDDDRAEAKNIAQVIQKKIQQEKIRFADFAVLYRTNAQSRVLEDALRQMSIAYVIVGGVRFYDRKEVKDVMAYLKLISNPADVISLQRVINFPARGIGKTTLEKLEEFSQVKNMPLFDAFRNVRSFGAGLIQERTMAAIVSFCEFIQKYQELRTQMGFGEWVRILIDELGLLKMYQQENSVEAISRYENIVELLNAVSEFSMKYDAEQAEEPVLEAFLKEVALVADVDKYDENKNAVTLMTIHSAKGLEFPLVVVAGLEEGLFPLENARNNARELEEERRLFYVSATRAQRELYLSFAKRRMRFNNIYQTDRSRFIEEVPAKLLDWQKISTYEPRLFEGSGKSWQSKNYSGSERVTAYEDGPSRVKKSLKDFSDEIVTSAAITETKYRIGQQVIHASFGTGTIKNSEGQGDKQKLTILFGDGVERRLMVKYANLMVK is encoded by the coding sequence ATGTCCGGCGACGGTTTGACAACAAACCTCAACGATGCTCAAAAAATAGCAGTCCAAACTACCGATGGGCCGGTTTTGATTTTAGCCGGCGCAGGCAGTGGTAAAACGAGCGTTCTTACGCGACGTATTGCGTACCTTATAGCCGAAAAACAAATCAGCCCGTTTAATATTCTCGCCGTAACTTTCACCAATAAAGCCGCCGGTGAAATGAAACACCGTATCGAAAGATTAGTCGGGTATCATAGTCAAAAAATATGGATCGGCACCTTTCATTCCATTTTCGGGAAAATCCTTCGGAATGAAGCTGAAAAAATCGGTTATTCTAAAAACTACACGATTTACGATTCGGATGATCAGCTCAATTTAGTCAAAATTTCGATGGAGTATTTGGGCATTTCTCAAGAATTATATTCGCCCAATATTATCCGCGCCAAAATCAATAAAGCCAAAAATACATTTCAAAATCCATCGCAGTTTCATAAGTCGGTTGATAATCCGATGGATGAAAAGGCGGCGCTAGTTTATACGGATTATGAAAAACGATTACGGCAAGCCAGCGCCTTTGACTTTGATGATTTGATCGTAAAACCGATTGAACTTTTCCAGCAATTTCCCGACACGCTGACTTTCTATCAGGAAAAATTTCACTACATCCATGTAGATGAATATCAAGATACCAACCGGGCACAGTATATTCTTATGAAGATGCTTGCGGCCAAGTATCGCAATCTGTGCGTTGTAGGAGATGATGATCAGTCTATCTACGGATGGCGTCATGCGGACATCGGTAATATTTTAAATTTTGAAAAAGATTACCCGGAAGCCAGCGTTTACAAGCTTGAGCAAAATTATCGATCTACAGCGAATATTCTTCAAGTCGCTAACGAAGTTGTTCGTAACAATGAAATACGCAAAGATAAATCGCTGTGGACAGATAAAGCCCAGGGTAAACTGATTACGGTGTTTGAATGCGATGATGATCGCGCCGAAGCTAAGAACATCGCTCAAGTGATTCAAAAGAAAATTCAGCAGGAAAAAATTCGTTTTGCTGATTTTGCCGTTCTTTACCGTACGAATGCACAAAGCCGCGTACTCGAAGATGCGTTACGTCAAATGTCCATCGCGTATGTCATCGTCGGCGGGGTTCGCTTTTATGATCGCAAAGAAGTAAAAGATGTGATGGCGTATCTCAAGTTGATATCCAATCCGGCCGATGTCATCAGTCTTCAGCGTGTGATCAATTTTCCTGCACGCGGCATCGGTAAAACGACATTGGAAAAGCTTGAGGAGTTTTCTCAGGTGAAAAACATGCCACTCTTTGATGCGTTTCGCAATGTGCGCTCTTTCGGTGCGGGGTTGATCCAGGAGCGAACGATGGCAGCGATCGTGTCATTTTGCGAATTTATTCAGAAGTATCAGGAATTACGCACGCAGATGGGTTTTGGCGAATGGGTGCGTATATTAATAGACGAACTCGGGTTGCTTAAAATGTATCAACAGGAAAATTCAGTAGAAGCGATTTCGCGTTACGAAAATATTGTCGAATTGCTCAACGCCGTATCTGAATTTTCTATGAAATACGACGCCGAACAAGCTGAAGAACCGGTACTTGAAGCCTTTTTGAAAGAAGTGGCATTAGTTGCCGATGTAGATAAATATGATGAAAACAAAAATGCCGTTACCCTGATGACGATACACAGCGCTAAAGGTTTGGAATTCCCGTTAGTCGTAGTCGCGGGTCTTGAAGAAGGTTTGTTTCCTCTCGAGAATGCGCGCAATAATGCACGCGAACTGGAGGAAGAACGACGGTTGTTTTATGTAAGCGCGACGCGTGCGCAGAGAGAATTATATTTATCATTTGCCAAACGACGTATGCGGTTTAATAACATTTATCAAACCGATCGTTCCCGTTTTATTGAAGAAGTGCCGGCTAAATTGCTTGATTGGCAGAAAATTTCAACCTATGAGCCGCGGCTATTCGAAGGGTCGGGGAAATCCTGGCAATCCAAAAACTACTCCGGTTCTGAACGCGTTACAGCGTATGAAGACGGTCCTTCACGTGTCAAAAAATCGTTGAAAGATTTTTCAGATGAAATTGTCACATCGGCTGCGATCACTGAAACTAAATATCGTATCGGTCAGCAAGTTATCCATGCTTCGTTTGGAACCGGCACCATAAAAAACAGCGAAGGCCAAGGCGACAAACAAAAACTCACGATTCTTTTTGGAGATGGAGTAGAACGTCGTTTGATGGTAAAATACGCCAACCTAATGGTCAAATAG